In Drosophila yakuba strain Tai18E2 chromosome X, Prin_Dyak_Tai18E2_2.1, whole genome shotgun sequence, a single genomic region encodes these proteins:
- the LOC6524116 gene encoding protein RFT1 homolog gives MARNVLESSLLGAGFSIIFQILCRILTFGINAYIVRHVGREVLGIMNVRLLLLESTLLFLSREAINRAALSANAQQGDRCSWAQLINQMWLTVPICAVLCAPCLYIWLNWLSAVDTIYASQYEFACYAVAFSCVLELMAESAVFVAQVFCFVKLKILLNTLHILVRSAIFLWIVTGDRSAAINAFAIAQLSSAVTIVLGQYGFFYLYLKGFKDFVAQQAKKKPATPKAWQVSLYEHMDDFPFKHLNDFLPGVMFNPNEKHFNRELQTLTLSFVKQGVLKQILTEGEKYVMSVSPVLSFGEQATYDVVNNLGSMAARFIFRPIEDSSYFYFTQTLTRDIKLAKQPQERVRQASSVLNNLLLGVSSIGLIAFTFGQSYSYPVLLLYGGPDFVAGGLPQSLLQWHCLAIYLLAVNGISEGYMFATNTSRDIDKYNYLMAIFSISFLVLSYILTGIFGPVGFIFANCINMLSRILYSTYYIRHQYRPLSLDPLLGLWPGKLFGCTLFLAGIVCYWYQSSDLATHLGVGVLAGLACLLSWALAHRDLVRLAWRYGRRIKIE, from the exons ATGGCGCGCAATGTGCTCGAGAGCAGCCTGCTGGGCGCCGGCTTCAGCATCATCTTTCAG ATACTGTGCCGCATCCTCACCTTTGGCATCAACGCGTACATCGTGCGACATGTGGGCCGCGAGGTGTTGGGCATCATGAACGtgcgcctgctgctcctggagAGCACCCTGCTCTTCCTCTCCCGCGAGGCCATCAACCGGGCGGCCCTGAGCGCCAATGCCCAGCAGGGCGATCGCTGCTCCTGGGCGCAGCTGATCAACCAGATGTGGCTCAC AGTTCCCATTTGCGCTGTGTTGTGTGCTCCTTGCCTATACATTTGGCTAAACTGGCTGTCGGCGGTGGACACCATCTACGCCTCGCAATACGAGTTCGCCTGCTATGCCGTGGCCTTTTCCTGCGTCCTGGAATTGATGGCCGAGTCGGCGGTGTTTGTCGCTCAGGTCTTTTGCTTTGTGAAGCTAAAGATCCTGCTGAATACGCTGCACATCCTGGTGCGTTCGGCCATCTTCCTGTGGATTGTCACCGGTGATCGCAGTGCGGCAATCAATGCCTTTGCCATTGCCCAACTCTCCAGCGCAGTGACCATTGTCCTGGGCCAGTATGGCTTCTTTTACTTATATCTGAAGGGCTTCAAGGATTTCGTGGCCCAGCAGGCGAAAAAGAAGCCGGCGACGCCGAAAGCCTGGCAGGTCTCGCTATACGAGCACATGGACGACTTTCCCTTCAAGCACCTGAACGACTTCCTGCCCGGCGTAATGTTCAATCCGAACGAAAAGCATTTCAACCGGGAACTGCAAACGCTCACCCTGAGTTTCGTGAAGCAGGGCGTGCTGAAACAGATCCTCACGGAGGGCGAGAAGTACGTGATGTCCGTGTCGCCGGTGCTGAGCTTTGGGGAGCAGGCCACCTACGATGTGGTCAACAATCTGGGCAGCATGGCGGCCCGCTTCATTTTCCGGCCCATCGAGGACAGCTCGTACTTTTACTTCACGCAGACGCTAACGCGGGACATCAAGCTGGCCAAGCAGCCGCAGGAGCGCGTCCGCCAGGCGAGCAGTGTCCTGAACAATCTGCTTCTGGGCGTGAGCTCCATTGGCCTGATTGCCTTCACCTTTGGACAGAGCTACTCGTATCCAGTGCTGCTGCTCTACGGCGGTCCTGATTTCGTGGCCGGCGGATTGCCGCAGAGCCTCTTGCAGTGGCACTGCCTGGCGATCTATCTGCTGGCCGTGAACGGGATCAGCGAGGGCTATATGTTCGCCACGAACACAAGTCGGGATATCGACAAGTACAACTATCTGATGGCCATCTTTTCGATCAGCTTCCTGGTGCTGTCCTACATTTTGACGGGGATCTTTGGTCCCGTGGGCTTCATCTTCGCCAACTGCATTAATATGCTGAGCAGGATTCTGTACAGCACCTACTACATCAGGCATCAGTATCGACCCCTATCACTGGATCCGCTGCTGGGCCTCTGGCCGGGAAAACTCTTTGGGTGCACGCTCTTCCTGGCCGGCATCGTTTGTTATTGG TACCAAAGTTCTGACCTTGCCACACATCTGGGCGTGGGTGTCCTGGCTGGGCTCGCCTGCCTTCTGTCCTGGGCGCTGGCTCATCGTGATCTGGTGCGACTGGCCTGGCGCTATGGTCGCCGCATCAAGATTGAATAG
- the LOC6524117 gene encoding protein twisted gastrulation isoform X2 yields MVYIKLCPKPNDTRNSLSKKSHVEDFDGVPELFNAVATPDEGDSFGYNWNVFTFQVDFDKYLKGPKLEKDGHYFLRTNDKNLDEAIQERDNIVTVNCTVIYLDQCVSWNKCRTSCQTTGASSTRWFHDGCCECVGSTCINYGVNESRCRKCPESKGELGDELEDPMEEEMQDFGESMGPFDGPVNNNY; encoded by the exons ATGGTGtatataa AACTCTGCCCGAAGCCCAACGACACCCGCAATTCGCTGTCCAAAAAGTCCCACGTGGAGGACTTCGATGGAGTGCCGGAGCTGTTCAACGCCGTGGCCACTCCGGATGAGGGCGACAGCTTCGGTTACAACTGGAACGTGTTCACGTTTCAAGTGGATTTCGACAAGTACTTGAAGGGACCCAAGCTGGAGAAGGACGGTCATTACTTCTTGA GAACCAATGATAAGAACCTGGACGAAGCGATCCAGGAGCGGGACAACATAGTGACCGTAAACTGCACGGTTATATATCTGGATCAGTGCGTGTCGTGGAACAAGTGCCGCACCAGCTGCCAAACAACAGGCGCCAGCAGTACGAG ATGGTTCCACGACGGCTGCTGTGAGTGCGTGGGATCCACCTGCATTAACTACGGCGTGAACGAGAGCCGCTGTAGAAAGTGTCCGGAATCGAAGGGCGAACTGGGCGACGAACTGGAGGATCCCATGGAGGAGGAGATGCAGGACTTCGGCGAGAGCATGGGCCCCTTCGACGGACCCGTGAACAACAACTACTGA
- the LOC6524117 gene encoding protein twisted gastrulation isoform X1: MEIWRSLTVGTIVLLAIVCFYGTVESCNEVVCASIVSKCMLTQSCKCELKNCSCCKECLKCLGKNYEECCSCVELCPKPNDTRNSLSKKSHVEDFDGVPELFNAVATPDEGDSFGYNWNVFTFQVDFDKYLKGPKLEKDGHYFLRTNDKNLDEAIQERDNIVTVNCTVIYLDQCVSWNKCRTSCQTTGASSTRWFHDGCCECVGSTCINYGVNESRCRKCPESKGELGDELEDPMEEEMQDFGESMGPFDGPVNNNY, encoded by the exons ATGGAAATTTGGCGCTCGCTCACAGTGGGCACCATCGTGCTATTGGCCATCGTCTGCTTCTACGGCACAGTGGAGTCCTGCAACGAGGTCGTCTGCGCCTCGATCGTCTCTAAGTGCATGCTCACTCAGAGCTGCAAGTGCGAGCTGAAGAACTGCTCCTGCTGCAAGGAGTGCCTCAAGTGCCTGGGCAAGAACTACGAGGAGTGCTGCAGCTGTGTGG AACTCTGCCCGAAGCCCAACGACACCCGCAATTCGCTGTCCAAAAAGTCCCACGTGGAGGACTTCGATGGAGTGCCGGAGCTGTTCAACGCCGTGGCCACTCCGGATGAGGGCGACAGCTTCGGTTACAACTGGAACGTGTTCACGTTTCAAGTGGATTTCGACAAGTACTTGAAGGGACCCAAGCTGGAGAAGGACGGTCATTACTTCTTGA GAACCAATGATAAGAACCTGGACGAAGCGATCCAGGAGCGGGACAACATAGTGACCGTAAACTGCACGGTTATATATCTGGATCAGTGCGTGTCGTGGAACAAGTGCCGCACCAGCTGCCAAACAACAGGCGCCAGCAGTACGAG ATGGTTCCACGACGGCTGCTGTGAGTGCGTGGGATCCACCTGCATTAACTACGGCGTGAACGAGAGCCGCTGTAGAAAGTGTCCGGAATCGAAGGGCGAACTGGGCGACGAACTGGAGGATCCCATGGAGGAGGAGATGCAGGACTTCGGCGAGAGCATGGGCCCCTTCGACGGACCCGTGAACAACAACTACTGA
- the LOC6524118 gene encoding GPI inositol-deacylase, whose protein sequence is MFMFRNCAVLLVIGSICCFIYGLFRLRVEVEPNACRMTYMFGEPMFAKVGVKDGDQYPNYGLYYYYEGLRQPLDPLRRRMTGAPVIFVPGNAGSYKQVRSLASVALRKAMSNDAGIHLDYYTIDYDEELSALYGGYLPRQRNYLKLCIRTILSIYEGRTEQPSIVLIGHSMGGKLAQSVLVDPAIGQHINTIISISTPLDQPVLNLDAQLEEFYDQTDAVLSKLRTATVPTMTTNVCDSLHQRPPNVQRMASKDSSARLDNVLLISTGGGNRDLLVRPGLTSSRFNDLHAMTSAIPKVSLSCDHLSAVWCLQFMQAINRFLFSVAYVRDDRSSIAFGTNKQRNLQSALSTFVKPRRRQQNTVRFGAAGNWHEERRLVINKFFTNGLKGTFFDLIGLQRQERYRKAAIEALNVDDEDWLFGCSAEDHNKTGQLYCEKATSLMHLVQWLPNEDRDPRSVALLDLHNLRKTYVHWTHLLVRLPPSAKRIGYNLDIYDPKERVADIKMPRWYTISKLPLINETLQGTLHHRLRISEMVDPYQSIRVIVEPLQCISPEYRVTARICVPWAAGYERYQTLKSFDQKPQLYVNVPTLVPRHYNTTLNPVTLDLYLDPTCRYRISYEYSYSSALSRLVLEFYGWLPAHLVCVLLIVLRKQVETFHDVGTFRSLRPYVGYLQYTSLYIVTACRLLKKLIISSRVFPEPEPLDYSINVSIVIHCAAIALSLLATLGTWLALTLYGNAFYRLALRITRLSQATSNVMISIMTHLPITYGILTIATAMGTCSGVGLLLAFVFYFLMLSNAYKDYLEDFLWQKAANLVRGKPSAVAGPEPSNGEDSTEEQTAERKALEQKDEQQQQQEEEDPEPCVGLQNFSFHVTLLLMLLMQLLLNAPSSLAWLRSRRHGIQLPDPSLYPSIVVLASLSLLLQLRAPQKCQGHWMLSMVFYVLAGVVLLYCQAAIYRLTYVIAGAFALLSAHQSLWILWRRVSQV, encoded by the exons ATGTTTATGTTCCGGAACTGCGCTGTTCTCCTGGTGATCGGCTCCATCTGCTGCTTCATCTATGGCCTCTTTCGCCTGCGCGTGGAGGTGGAGCCCAATGCCTGCCGGATGACATACATGTTCGGCGAACCCATGTTTGCG AAAGTGGGAGTCAAGGATGGCGATCAGTATCCAAACTACGGGCTGTACTATTACTACGAGGGACTGCGTCAGCCGCTGGATCCGCTCAGGCGCCGGATGACGGGTGCTCCGGTTATCTTCGTGCCCGGCAACGCCGGGTCCTACAAACAAGTGCGTTCTTTAGCCTCCGTTGCGCTCCGCAAGGCAATGTCCAACGATGCGGGCATACACCTGGACTACTACACAATTGACTACGACGAGGAGTTGTCCGCTCTGTACGGTGGCTATCTGCCTCGCCAAAGGAACTATCTAAAGCTTTGCATTCGCACCATCCTGTCGATTTACGAGGGTCGCACGGAGCAGCCCTCCATTGTGTTGATTGGCCATTCAATGGGTGGCAAGCTGGCGCAGTCGGTGCTAGTGGATCCCGCCATTGGCCAGCACATCAATACAATTATTAGCATCTCTACGCCACTGGATCAGCCGGTGCTTAATCTGGATGCCCAACTGGAGGAGTTCTACGACCAAACAGACGCCGTGCTGAGCAAGCTGCGCACTGCAACAGTGCCCACGATGACCACAAATGTCTGTGACAGCCTGCACCAACGACCACCGAATGTGCAGCGAATGGCCAGCAAGGACAGCTCGGCGCGGCTGGACAACGTTCTGCTTATTTCCACAGGCGGCGGGAATAGGGATCTGCTGGTGCGACCAGGACTCACCAGCTCCCGGTTCAACGATCTGCATGCCATG ACATCAGCGATACCCAAAGTCAGTCTGAGCTGTGACCACCTGTCGGCCGTGTGGTGCTTGCAGTTCATGCAGGCCATCAATCGGTTTCTGTTCAGCGTAGCCTACGTCCGCGATGATCGCTCATCGATCGCGTTTGGAACCAACAAGCAGCGCAACCTGCAGTCGGCATTGTCCACCTTTGTG AAGCCTCGAAGGCGTCAGCAGAATACTGTGCGATTCGGAGCTGCTGGAAATTGGCACGAGGAGCGGCGCCTGGTGATAAACAAGTTCTTCACGAACGGCCTCAAGGGCACCTTCTTCGATTTGATTGGCTTGCAGCGACAGGAGCGGTATAGAAAGGCGGCCATCGAGGCCTTGAATGTGGATGACGAGGACTGGTTGTTCGGATGCTCCGCAGAGGACCACAATAAGACGGGACAGCTTTATTG CGAAAAGGCTACCTCTCTGATGCATCTCGTCCAGTGGCTGCCCAACGAAGACCGCGATCCACGCAGCGTTGCTCTTCTCGATCTGCACAACCTGCGCAAGACCTATGTTCACTGGACCCATTTGCTCGTTCGCCTGCCACCGAGCGCCAAGCGAATCGGCTACAACCTGGACATCTACGATCCCAAAGAGCGTGTGGCGGACATCAAGATGCCCCGCTGGTACACAATATCCAAACTGCCATTAATAAACGAGACTCTTCAGGGCACGCTGCACCATCGGCTGCGCATCTCCGAGATGGTGGATCCATACCAGAGCATTCGGGTGATTGTGGAGCCGCTGCAGTGCATCAGTCCCGAGTATAGGGTAACTGCGAGGATATGCGTTCCATGGGCAGCGGGCTACGAACGCTACCAAACCCTAAA ATCGTTTGATCAGAAGCCCCAATTGTATGTAAATGTGCCTACATTAGTGCCCAGACACTATAACACCACGCTCAATCCTGTGACACTGGATCTATATCTGGATCCCACCTGCCGCTATCGAATCAG CTACGAGTACTCATATTCCTCAGCGCTATCTCGGCTTGTTCTGGAATTCTACGGCTGGTTGCCGGCGCACCTGGTCTGCGTGCTTCTGATTGTGCTGAGAAAGCAGGTGGAGACCTTTCACGACGTGGGAACTTTTCGCAGCCTGCGTCCTTATGTAGGCTATCTGCAGTACACATCGCTCTATATTGTCACAG CCTGTCGCCTTCTAAAGAAGCTCATCATCAGCAGCCGCGTGTTTCCGGAGCCAGAGCCATTGGACTACAGCATCAATGTGTCCATTGTAATCCACTGTGCGGCCATTGCCCTATCGCTGCTGGCCACGCTGGGCACTTGGTTGGCCCTCACGCTCTATGGTAACGCATTCTATCGCCTAGCCCTGCGGATAACACGCCTATCCCAGGCGACTTCCAACGTGATGATCTCGATCATGACCCACTTGCCCATTACGTATGGTATTCTCACTATTGCCACGGCCATGGGCACCTGCAGCGGAGTGGGTCTTCTTCTGGCCTTTGTCTTCTACTTCCTGATGCTTTCGAATGCCTACAAGGATTATCTAGAGGACTTTCTATGGCAGAAGGCGGCTAATTTGGTGCGTGGCAAGCCTTCTGCAGTGGCTGGACCGGAACCTTCCAACGGAGAAGATTCAACGGAGGAGCAAACTGCAGAACGCAAGGCGCTGGAGCAGAAAGAcgaacaacagcagcagcaggaggaggaagaTCCGGAACCCTGTGTGGGCCTGCAGAACTTCTCCTTCCACGTCACACTGCTGCTGATGCTACtcatgcagctgctgctcaaTGCCCCCAGCAGTTTGGCTTGGTTGCGCAGTCGCCG